One Cricetulus griseus strain 17A/GY chromosome 5, alternate assembly CriGri-PICRH-1.0, whole genome shotgun sequence genomic window carries:
- the Ngb gene encoding neuroglobin isoform X2 — MELPEPELIRQSWQAVSRSPLEHGTVLFSRLFTLEPSLLPLFQYNGRQFSSPEDCLSSPEFLDHIRKVMLVIDAAVTNVEDLSSLEEYLAGLGRKHRAVGVRLSSFSTVGESLLYMLENCLGPDFTPATKAAWSQLYGAVVQAMSRDWDRE; from the exons ATGGAGCTCCCAGAGCCCGAGCTGATCCGGCAGAGCTGGCAGGCGGTGAGCCGCAGCCCTCTGGAACATGGCACTGTCCTGTTCTCCAG GCTCTTCACCCTGGAACCCAGCCTGCTGCCTCTCTTCCAGTACAATGGCCGCCAGTTCTCCAGCCCTGAGGACTGTCTCTCCTCCCCAGAATTCCTGGACCACATTAGGAAG GTGATGCTGGTAATTGATGCTGCAGTGACCAACGTGGAGGACCTGTCTTCACTGGAGGAGTACCTGGCCGGCTTGGGCAGGAAGCACCGGGCCGTGGGAGTGAGGCTCAGTTCCTTCTCG ACCGTGGGCGAGTCGCTGCTCTACATGCTGGAGAATTGCCTGGGTCCTGACTTCACACCAGCCACAAAGGCTGCCTGGAGCCAACTCTACGGAGCTGTGGTGCAAGCCATGAGCCGAGACTGGGATAGGGAGTAA
- the Ngb gene encoding neuroglobin isoform X1, protein MELPEPELIRQSWQAVSRSPLEHGTVLFSRLFTLEPSLLPLFQYNGRQFSSPEDCLSSPEFLDHIRKVMLVIDAAVTNVEDLSSLEEYLAGLGRKHRAVGVRLSSFSVGSETVGESLLYMLENCLGPDFTPATKAAWSQLYGAVVQAMSRDWDRE, encoded by the exons ATGGAGCTCCCAGAGCCCGAGCTGATCCGGCAGAGCTGGCAGGCGGTGAGCCGCAGCCCTCTGGAACATGGCACTGTCCTGTTCTCCAG GCTCTTCACCCTGGAACCCAGCCTGCTGCCTCTCTTCCAGTACAATGGCCGCCAGTTCTCCAGCCCTGAGGACTGTCTCTCCTCCCCAGAATTCCTGGACCACATTAGGAAG GTGATGCTGGTAATTGATGCTGCAGTGACCAACGTGGAGGACCTGTCTTCACTGGAGGAGTACCTGGCCGGCTTGGGCAGGAAGCACCGGGCCGTGGGAGTGAGGCTCAGTTCCTTCTCGGTGGGTAGTGAG ACCGTGGGCGAGTCGCTGCTCTACATGCTGGAGAATTGCCTGGGTCCTGACTTCACACCAGCCACAAAGGCTGCCTGGAGCCAACTCTACGGAGCTGTGGTGCAAGCCATGAGCCGAGACTGGGATAGGGAGTAA